The nucleotide sequence GACCGGTGGACGTTCACCCGGATCGGTGGACAGCGCATCACCGCCGCACAGACCACCCGCACCATCGCCTATGACGTGGAGAACGAGACCCGGTATGGAGAACGGGCACTGCTAGCTGATCTGATCGCGGATGTCACCGACATGGAACACCCGTACGCCGACGCGATCCGACCGACCTGGGGTGGTGAGGCCGGTGGTGGCCGGACCGCGGCCGATGCTCTCCTGGACAACGCCGAGCACCTCGACCTGCAACAATCCGACGTCGTAGCCGTCGCATAGAAACGCAGCGCTCCCGCCGGAGCGTGAGCGCGGATCTCGTGTGTAGACAACGGGCGTCTATAGCGCCCATCCTCTACACACGAACCCCGAAACGCGGCTGAGCCTCGTCGACTCGCCGCTCTCCCGCAGGGCAAGGACGTCGCGGCGCTGGGACATTCCCGGCTCATGTCGACTGTGCGCGTCTTGCCGGCACCGTTGGGATCGAGTAGCGCGAGAACGCCGCCGCATGGGGCTATGAGAGGTCGAACTCGGCCCACGCGGACACCCCAGATCTGTGCCTATGGCGCACTTCAAGAAGGGGTTTGAATAATGAACCTTCGACAAGCCCATTACTGTGCGATGGTGGAGTATTCACCAAACAAATCGCGAAACAAGGTTCGACAGTTGCTGTCGTCTGGCGCGGCTGGTCTGCTAATACTGGGTTGTAATGCCGCGTGTACCACCGGAAGCAGCGTCAACGCTGATTCCGCCCGGAAGTCCTCGCCGGCGCCGGCAAGCAGCCCGAATCCCGTCGACGCGACCGACTCTGTCGCGGATCTCGCCGCAAAGGTCGGATGTGGGGAAGTCATACCCGAGAAGGTCGTGATCTCGATTGACGCCGGTCGCTGCACGATCCCGAGTGGCAACATCGCCTATATTCGTACCTTTTCGGACAACAACTTCCGCGGTCAGTATCTGGATCTAATCACCCAGCCTGGCATGCCGTTGTCGTATGCAATCGGAGACTCCTGGGTCGTTTTCGGGTACCAACTCGGTGATAACGAACTTGCGGCCCTTGCCTGAACGCGCTGGGGAATGGCGCTACATGGCGTTTCTGAAGGATTGGTGGGTGTATGGCTAGCGACAACGCCAAACAGTGGCTCGCGTCAACGCGGTTGTGCCATCCGGGTCGGCAACCCAGATCGCCGGTATCGCCGTCCCACCCGGGCAGCAAATTTATGACGCCCGCATAGACCAGATTCGGACGACACCCGACCGCTGGCTTGGGTCACGAACGAAGTCGTTGAGCCGGACACGCAGTCGCGGTTATGGACCACGTTCGCGCAGAACTTCACCGAGACCGGACTGTGGCCGATCCTCGCCGTGTGCGGCGACGATGATCCCGCCGACCCTTTCGACGGCGAACCCGGTGAACAGACCGTCACCAGTGCCGAGGGCCACTTCACCGGGAAATGCACCCCTACTTCGACCGGTACACCCCCGGCGTACAGGTCCCCGGCCCGCGGACGTGCCGGCGCGGATCGGGTGGCTCGGCGCACCCAACTGGAGTCTCACCGGTACCGACGTATCGGTCATGCTCCGATCCTGGGAAGACCGGTTCGGCGCCCTCATCACCTCCGTAGGTCGGGAGGCGCTCGGTGTCGATGTGGGCGGGCCACCGCACACCGAGCAACCGTGCGCGGCCTGCTAGCCGAGTTCGCAATGCTTTGCGGCGACACCTATAACTTCGACAACCCGATTGAGATGATGATCGACGATCTCATCGACAGCCCGACGTGGTTCTTCTGGTGGGACTAACCAGTACCAGGCCCACGTCGCCACACAACGTGATCGCGGCGCCGAATCTTCATTGAGGTGTCTCAACGAGACGGGTGTTTTGTGCCCGTGTAGGTATTTCCCGGATCGAGAAAAATGGTCAGGGGGCTCCGACCTCTCCGAGGATGGCGGCACGGCGCATGACCATTGCACCGTAGGCGACGTAGCGAAGCGTCCAGAGTTGTCCGCGGATAACCGCCGTCATCGCTGGGGTTAAGTGCTCCAGTTCGCGCGAGCCGCCGCGATAGAACGACCACGAGGCGTCCCGTTCGCTGCCATGCAGCGACTCGCCGAGATACAGGCCGAGATCGACTGCGACGGCCGCCCACGGTGCATTCACATATGCTTCAGGGACCTCCTCGTTCGGGTCGAGGATCTCGTAGTATTCGCCGTGTGCTTCGATCTCCAGCCATATCTCGATTTCGGCCGCGGACTGCTTAGTCAGATCTGGGAAGGTGCCCCCGCTGGCGATCAGTTCGCGGAACATTGCCACGCGTTCGGGGATCTTAGGTATCAGTTCTGCGCAGAGTGCTCTACGCATCCGCGCGACACCCTCGCCGGCCGTACGCCGTGATGCTGATCGCCATTGGTCGCCCTTTACGGGTCAGATCAGTTGACGAGAGACTCGACTGCGGTCCGTAGCGTTGTCATCTGGTCAGCGGCGGTCGCGGCGTCGGCGGTGGCGTCACCGGTGGGCGGTACGACGATTTCCAGGTATGCCTTGAGTTTTGGCTCGGTACCACTCGGACGGATCACGACTCGTACGCCGTCCCCGCGCACGATAAGCGCATCTGTCTGCGGCAGGATGTCTTCGGTCACGACATCCCAGTCGCCGAGCCTCGTCGGCAGGTCGTCGCGCAGCCGCCGCATCGTGTCGCTGATGATCGTCAAGTCCTCGACGCGCACCGAGATCTGGTCGGTCTTGTAGTGCCCGAACTCGGTGTAGATCTCGTCCAGCCGATCCTGGACGGACTGACCGGAGGCTTTGAGTACGCCGATGAGCTCGGCGGCGACAAGTGCCGCGGTGATGCCGTCCTTGTCGTTGACCGACAACGGGTCGACGCAATAGCCGATCGCTTCCTCATAACCAAAGCGCAGCGGTACGCCGGTCGAGTCCGGTCCGCGGACGATCCATTTGAAGCCGGTCAGCGTCTCGGCGTACGGTACGCCGCGAGCCTTGCAAAGCACCCCGAGCAGCGACGAGGACACGATTGTCGTTGCGTAGGTGCCTTTTTCGCCGCGCCGGATCAGGTGGTCGGCGAGGAGTACGCCGAGCTCGTCACCGCGTAGGGCACGCCAGCCGTCCCGCATCGGTACGGCGATGGCGCACCGATCGGCGTCCGGGTCGTTAGCGATGGCGATATCCGCATTGTCGCGCTGTGCTAACGCGACGACCTCGTCCATGACGTTCTTTTCCTCCGGGTTGGGGAAAGCGAGCCCCGGGAAGTCTGGATTGGGTGTCTGCTGGGCGGCGACCGGGGTTGGGGCGGCGAAGCCGGCGGCCTCGAATGCAGCGCCGAGCAGGGGGCCGCCGACACCGTGTAGCGCCGTAGATACGGCGGTGACGTCGCGCGAGGTAGCGGGGTCGAGTACGCCGGCGGCCCGTGAGAGGTACGCCGTCACGATAGCGTCGTCGACCACCTCGAAGCCACCGCCGCGGGGAATATCCGCGACCTTGCCGACGGATGCAATCGCGTCCGATATCCCAACGTCGGCCGGCGGCACGATCTGCGCGTTGCGCCCCTCGTCACCGCCGAGGTAGACCTTGTAGCCGTTATCTTGCGGGGGATTGTGGCTCGCGGTGACCATGACGCCCGCTGCCGCGTTGAAGTGGCCGACCGCGAACGCCAGCAGCGGTGTCGGCAGCTCGCGCGGCATCACCTTTGCCTCGCGGCCGGACCCGACGACGATTTGCGCTGTGTCGTAGGCGAACTGCTTGCTGCCATAGCGCGCGTCGTACCCGATGACGACCGGCCCGGTCGCATCAATCGCGTTGAGATACGCCGCCAAGCCGGCAGCGGCGCGGCAGACGACCGCTCGGTTCATCCCGTTCGGCCCGGCGCGCAGGGGTCCGCGAAGCCCGGCGGTGCCGAAGGTAAGCGGCCCGGAGAACCGGTCGGCGAGGTCGGCTGCGACGGCGTCGTCGGGCAGCTTGTCTAGCAGCGTGGTCATTTCATCGCGACTTTCCGAGTCCGGGTCGTCAGCGATCCAGGCTTTCGCGGCGGTCACGACCGCTTCGAGGTCCCGATGACCAATGCCGCTGCTATTCATAAGATCTCCCTTGGCGTTCGGCTTCGGTGTGCGACGAAATCGTACCGAGACTCGGCGATCTGCCCTCGTGCTACTTCGGCTGGAAGCTGTCCTTCACGCTATTTGCCAGGTCCGCGAGCTTTGCGCCGTTGTTCGACGGGCCGGAGAGGATCACCTGCCATACGACCTCGCCGTCACCGACCGCGTAGAGATATCCGTGACGCGGCTTGCCGTCGAGCGTGTTTTCGTACTCCCAGAGCACCCGGTCGTCTGTGGTGGTTTGAAACTTGAGCTTCTGGTAATCGGGCAATTGAGCCGGCGAACCGGTTTGCGACATCTTGTCCTGGACGGTCGTAACGACGGATCCGCCCTTGGCGAGCGGGTCGGCGATGATAGTGATCTTGGTCTGCTTGTTCGCCTTGTCGGGGCCTTTGCTGTCGACATAGTCGGCGCGGCTCGAGTCGGTGGACTCGACGACCCACTTATCGGGTATGTCGAAGCTGAAGCTGTGCGCCTGGCCATCGACGACGACCGACCCGGTGGCGACACCGTTGCTGATCTGCGCGGGTGAGGCGGAAGGCGTGGACATCGACGCGCTCTGGCTCGACGAGCCAGCGGAACCACCGGGACCGGTGGAACCAGTGGATTTGCCGGAATCTCGGTTCATCACAAACACGGTGACTGCGGCCGCGATCGCGACGATCAGTATCGCAGCAATCGCGGCTCCGATGACCTTTCGCCGGTTGGTCGAGCGTGGCGGTTGCGGGAGTGGCGCAGCTGAGGGATGGATGCCGGTGCCGCCGGGATGTGGATGGGACGGGGGACCTGATCGTAGAGGCTGCTGGTACGGCGCGCCCGATCGCGGCGCCGGCCGGCTCATCGCCGGCCGTACGGACGTGCCGCCGGCTCCCACGGCCCCCATCGTTCGGGTGCCGCCCTGGGCTCGTGGATTCGGTGCGGATTCAGGACCGGGCGTCGGG is from Antricoccus suffuscus and encodes:
- a CDS encoding DUF4253 domain-containing protein, encoding MPARIGWLGAPNWSLTGTDVSVMLRSWEDRFGALITSVGREALGVDVGGPPHTEQPCAAC
- a CDS encoding phospho-sugar mutase; this encodes MNSSGIGHRDLEAVVTAAKAWIADDPDSESRDEMTTLLDKLPDDAVAADLADRFSGPLTFGTAGLRGPLRAGPNGMNRAVVCRAAAGLAAYLNAIDATGPVVIGYDARYGSKQFAYDTAQIVVGSGREAKVMPRELPTPLLAFAVGHFNAAAGVMVTASHNPPQDNGYKVYLGGDEGRNAQIVPPADVGISDAIASVGKVADIPRGGGFEVVDDAIVTAYLSRAAGVLDPATSRDVTAVSTALHGVGGPLLGAAFEAAGFAAPTPVAAQQTPNPDFPGLAFPNPEEKNVMDEVVALAQRDNADIAIANDPDADRCAIAVPMRDGWRALRGDELGVLLADHLIRRGEKGTYATTIVSSSLLGVLCKARGVPYAETLTGFKWIVRGPDSTGVPLRFGYEEAIGYCVDPLSVNDKDGITAALVAAELIGVLKASGQSVQDRLDEIYTEFGHYKTDQISVRVEDLTIISDTMRRLRDDLPTRLGDWDVVTEDILPQTDALIVRGDGVRVVIRPSGTEPKLKAYLEIVVPPTGDATADAATAADQMTTLRTAVESLVN